The following are from one region of the Paenibacillus protaetiae genome:
- the yfkAB gene encoding radical SAM/CxCxxxxC motif protein YfkAB, with protein sequence MINMQQMVDTNKLAPLSPANDPWDPIRSLERYGKHTLTSVEMTVSNLCNMRCEHCAVGDTLVMKEPDKLPLELMIKRLDEVKHLETISITGGEPSFSERTVREYMVPLLQYARSRGIRSQINSNVTLPYNRYELLAPYLDVMHISFNYTNADEFHQIGFAKAGHAVPREAAVKLYDRMIDNAKRLADAGVLVSAESMINYRTHHQIEEIHKLIVEMGCARHEVHPMYPSSFAKGLPVITRQEMLSAINRLLDARDRNVWMLFGTLPFYRCSDDATERELLSRLSQEHNVTVRNDPDGRNRLNVNLFTGEVFVTDFSDVPAFGNMKEDRLDDLFERWLGLPLAQSVNCHCPAASCCGPNLLVKDMYYKETDFHQRRAVI encoded by the coding sequence ATGATAAACATGCAACAAATGGTAGATACTAATAAACTAGCCCCGCTATCTCCGGCGAATGATCCTTGGGATCCGATACGTTCTTTGGAAAGATACGGAAAACATACATTGACAAGTGTGGAAATGACCGTTTCCAACTTATGCAACATGCGCTGCGAGCATTGTGCAGTTGGCGATACGCTTGTGATGAAAGAACCCGACAAGCTGCCGCTGGAACTTATGATTAAACGGCTGGATGAAGTCAAACATCTGGAAACGATCAGCATTACCGGCGGGGAGCCGTCTTTCTCCGAACGGACGGTACGGGAATATATGGTGCCGCTGCTGCAATATGCTAGGAGCAGAGGAATACGGTCGCAAATTAACTCGAATGTGACGCTGCCGTACAACCGGTACGAGCTGCTTGCTCCATATTTGGACGTGATGCATATTTCATTTAACTACACGAATGCCGATGAATTTCATCAGATCGGATTTGCCAAAGCGGGACACGCGGTGCCCCGCGAAGCGGCAGTGAAGCTGTACGACCGGATGATTGACAACGCCAAACGGCTTGCAGATGCAGGCGTGCTTGTATCGGCCGAGTCGATGATCAATTACCGGACACATCATCAGATTGAAGAAATTCATAAGCTTATTGTTGAGATGGGCTGTGCGCGGCATGAAGTGCATCCGATGTACCCAAGCTCATTTGCCAAAGGTCTTCCGGTCATTACGCGCCAGGAAATGCTGTCTGCCATTAACCGGCTGCTGGATGCGCGCGACCGCAATGTATGGATGCTGTTCGGTACGCTTCCGTTTTACCGCTGCAGCGATGATGCGACGGAGCGCGAGCTGCTGAGCAGGCTGTCGCAGGAGCATAACGTAACCGTGCGCAACGATCCGGACGGCCGGAACCGGTTAAATGTCAATTTGTTTACCGGTGAAGTATTTGTAACCGATTTTTCCGATGTTCCGGCATTTGGCAATATGAAGGAAGACCGGCTGGATGATTTGTTTGAACGGTGGCTCGGGCTGCCGCTGGCGCAAAGCGTCAATTGCCATTGCCCGGCAGCTTCCTGCTGCGGCCCGAATTTGCTTGTCAAAGATATGTATTACAAAGAGACCGATTTTCATCAGCGCCGCGCGGTTATATAA
- the ytvI gene encoding sporulation integral membrane protein YtvI, whose translation MSLKTLVWIAVGLLLLYLMFTVGAPFLLALVVAIFLEPLTGLFIQRLKWNRLLASAVSSTLFVVMVMGLISLLGFKIVNELIGYSRKAPQYFQNASDLVKSLMDQAESMYRTLPPDTVAQLDNWLTSFTDWLTGLVHMLSNSLFTFASGIPSMFIFFVVFLVAVYMISFSLPALKSSILLLFDEKSRHQVEAVMVNLRRSIFGFIRSQLILSSLTYILSLLGLLLLDIRYAMAIALFIVVVDILPILGTGSVLVPWGVYLLITGDNTGVGLLVMFLVITVIRRIVEPKIVGDAVGIGALPALISLYAGLKLVGVIGVFLGPLVVIIYMAARKAGLFQFRFKL comes from the coding sequence ATGTCGCTGAAAACGCTCGTATGGATCGCAGTAGGGTTATTGCTGTTGTATCTGATGTTTACGGTAGGGGCGCCGTTTCTGCTGGCGCTTGTTGTTGCGATATTCCTTGAGCCGCTCACCGGGCTGTTCATCCAGAGGCTCAAATGGAATCGGCTATTAGCTTCGGCTGTCTCCAGCACCTTATTTGTAGTGATGGTGATGGGGCTAATTTCGCTGCTAGGATTCAAAATTGTGAATGAGCTTATAGGCTACTCCCGCAAAGCGCCGCAATATTTTCAGAATGCCAGCGATTTGGTGAAATCGCTGATGGATCAAGCGGAGTCGATGTACCGGACACTGCCTCCTGATACGGTAGCCCAGCTGGATAATTGGCTGACAAGCTTTACGGATTGGCTGACCGGCCTCGTGCATATGTTATCCAATTCGCTGTTTACGTTCGCGTCCGGCATCCCTAGCATGTTTATATTTTTTGTTGTTTTTTTAGTTGCCGTCTATATGATCAGCTTTAGCCTTCCCGCCCTTAAATCCTCCATTTTATTGTTATTTGACGAAAAATCCAGACATCAGGTTGAAGCTGTCATGGTTAATCTCCGCCGCTCTATCTTTGGATTCATCCGCTCCCAGCTCATTCTCAGCTCGCTGACGTATATTTTATCGCTGCTTGGATTACTTCTATTGGATATCAGATATGCGATGGCGATAGCGTTGTTTATCGTTGTCGTTGATATTTTGCCGATTCTCGGAACGGGCAGCGTGCTTGTCCCTTGGGGCGTGTATTTGCTTATCACCGGCGATAATACGGGAGTTGGCTTGCTGGTTATGTTTCTTGTTATTACCGTAATCCGGCGGATCGTTGAGCCTAAAATCGTCGGAGACGCAGTAGGCATCGGGGCGCTTCCCGCCTTGATCAGCTTGTACGCCGGCCTGAAGCTTGTTGGCGTTATCGGCGTCTTCCTCGGCCCGCTGGTCGTTATTATTTATATGGCAGCCCGCAAAGCAGGCTTGTTTCAATTCAGATTTAAGCTGTAG
- a CDS encoding DUF7507 domain-containing protein, translating into MTKLNPEGSALVYSTYLGRTNTQIAYGSGLDPFGNAFLTGYTLSDDFPTTPDAVQTTLGGPRDAFATKLNPDGSMLIYSTLLGGTGVDSGAAITGDAAGNMYVTGYTLSSDFPVTPGAFQTTLGGLVDVFIAKFGLVPDLTVTKTSDQTDVMPGDTVTYTFTITNSGEVPLTRIQVEDPHVVLFEVINLLLPGMTQQLQRTFTVPAATVPGTLTNTVTVTADQLAQIRTATATINVASSPALTFTKSVSPTAAAPGETVLYTLTATNTGNVDFTGLLLTDPFLGLNESIDHLEAGTQAEFIIPFVIASGAASGSTIVNTSDIRGDNLTPRQASASVLVLGVPGLALFKSVDTVSATVDSSSAKANTISVFPGDTVEFTIEARNTGSVALTNIALNDGLAGLSRTIPILAVGQSEIFRTTFLVPLESPPKVYTNTVEAVSDQTSRVTASATVEVLPMPLLGVSKVPETNVVSPGQVLSYQVTLANSGNVPLTGIRVQDPLLGVDISIPVLAVGDIREVQLPFTVPATTSVGTMISNLLTVTTDQTDPAQALSVVTVTGQGLALSKTSDTASAVPGSTINYVLTVTNLLDITQTNVMLNDPLLGVSEIVSSLAAGGTIVRAASFVVPVNAADGSILTNEFEAASDQTPLQRTAASVVIQAIPGVPTTLALRKFPDRNVAAPGGTVIYTVEVANTGSHLATAIVVSDSLTGTFETIDALDPGQVAYVQFPFVVPADALQGTRFDNVATAEWLERPAGSIAPQSFARVIVGLSRFLLDLTNVVVPDIADPGTIAIFTVFVRNLSSQTLTNVRVIEPLTAFSTLIPSLQPGESRSFDRPFTIPSDAVGGTIFTSHALAFSDQTPIQQTPASVTTRRMPNATLRHTVNQPIGRPGETVFFTIRIHNTGNVVLINEMIKAPLFNLILRSDSFSIGADYSIRIPFILPDVLEDTAIVSRVSALAENGPLLEAAASVIVIVEEE; encoded by the coding sequence ATGACCAAGCTGAATCCGGAAGGAAGCGCGCTCGTGTATTCGACCTACTTAGGCAGAACCAACACCCAGATCGCTTATGGCAGCGGCCTTGATCCGTTCGGCAATGCTTTTCTTACCGGTTATACGCTGTCTGACGATTTCCCGACAACGCCGGACGCGGTTCAAACGACACTCGGCGGCCCAAGGGATGCATTCGCGACCAAGTTAAACCCCGATGGAAGCATGCTCATCTATTCCACCTTATTGGGAGGAACGGGCGTGGACAGCGGAGCCGCCATTACAGGGGATGCCGCAGGCAACATGTATGTTACGGGCTACACCTTGTCTTCCGACTTTCCGGTTACCCCAGGCGCCTTTCAGACGACACTGGGCGGTTTGGTGGATGTGTTCATCGCCAAGTTTGGTTTAGTGCCTGACCTGACGGTTACCAAAACTTCCGATCAAACCGACGTGATGCCGGGCGATACAGTGACGTATACTTTTACGATTACGAACTCCGGCGAAGTTCCGCTTACCCGGATTCAGGTCGAAGACCCGCACGTCGTCCTATTCGAAGTTATTAATTTATTGCTTCCAGGGATGACGCAGCAGCTTCAGCGAACGTTCACTGTGCCCGCCGCAACGGTTCCCGGAACGCTCACGAATACAGTGACCGTCACGGCCGATCAACTTGCACAGATTCGAACTGCGACGGCTACGATCAACGTAGCATCCTCCCCGGCGCTGACCTTTACCAAGTCCGTTAGTCCCACGGCCGCCGCGCCAGGAGAAACCGTGCTCTATACGTTAACGGCAACTAATACCGGCAATGTCGATTTTACCGGTTTATTGCTGACAGATCCGTTCCTCGGGTTAAACGAATCCATCGATCATTTAGAGGCCGGAACTCAGGCGGAATTCATTATTCCTTTTGTCATTGCATCCGGTGCAGCCAGCGGTTCAACGATTGTAAACACTTCCGACATCCGGGGCGACAATCTAACACCTCGGCAAGCATCCGCCTCCGTACTCGTTCTCGGCGTTCCCGGGCTAGCATTGTTCAAATCTGTCGATACCGTTTCCGCGACGGTCGATTCCTCCTCCGCCAAAGCGAATACGATCTCCGTCTTCCCGGGCGATACGGTCGAATTCACGATCGAAGCACGAAATACGGGGAGCGTCGCACTTACGAATATCGCGCTCAACGATGGACTGGCAGGATTAAGCAGGACGATACCCATTCTGGCTGTCGGACAGTCGGAAATTTTCCGAACAACCTTTCTTGTTCCGCTGGAATCGCCTCCTAAGGTGTATACGAATACGGTCGAAGCCGTTTCCGATCAGACTTCGCGCGTGACCGCATCCGCCACCGTCGAAGTATTGCCTATGCCGCTGCTTGGTGTGAGCAAAGTGCCGGAGACCAACGTGGTCTCTCCGGGACAGGTCCTTTCATATCAAGTCACCCTCGCCAATTCTGGAAACGTTCCACTTACAGGCATTCGGGTTCAAGATCCGCTTCTCGGCGTAGATATATCGATCCCCGTTCTTGCGGTAGGTGATATTAGGGAAGTACAGCTCCCATTCACAGTGCCGGCGACGACTTCGGTCGGAACTATGATCTCCAACTTGCTTACCGTCACGACCGATCAGACCGACCCCGCTCAAGCATTGTCCGTCGTTACGGTAACGGGTCAAGGATTAGCCTTATCCAAGACGTCTGATACAGCTTCCGCTGTCCCCGGCTCTACCATTAACTATGTGTTGACCGTTACCAATCTGTTAGACATTACGCAAACGAACGTCATGTTAAACGACCCGCTTCTCGGCGTTAGCGAGATTGTCTCGAGCCTAGCTGCAGGCGGCACAATCGTTCGGGCAGCCTCGTTCGTCGTTCCTGTCAATGCTGCAGATGGCAGTATTCTTACAAACGAGTTCGAAGCCGCCTCGGATCAGACGCCGCTCCAACGTACAGCGGCTTCAGTCGTAATCCAAGCGATTCCCGGAGTGCCAACAACGCTTGCGCTCCGCAAGTTTCCCGACCGTAATGTGGCTGCGCCAGGAGGGACGGTCATCTACACGGTCGAAGTCGCGAACACCGGCAGCCATCTGGCAACCGCCATTGTCGTATCCGATTCGCTCACCGGAACATTTGAGACCATTGACGCGCTTGATCCAGGGCAGGTCGCGTATGTGCAGTTCCCGTTCGTTGTGCCGGCCGATGCTTTGCAAGGAACCCGTTTCGATAATGTTGCGACCGCCGAATGGCTTGAAAGACCCGCGGGAAGCATTGCTCCGCAGAGCTTCGCACGAGTCATCGTGGGATTGTCACGATTCCTGCTCGACTTGACGAATGTGGTCGTTCCCGATATAGCAGATCCCGGTACAATCGCAATTTTTACGGTATTCGTCCGTAATCTAAGCTCGCAGACCTTAACGAACGTCCGCGTCATCGAACCGCTAACGGCGTTCAGCACACTTATCCCATCGCTGCAACCCGGAGAAAGCCGCTCGTTCGATCGGCCTTTTACGATTCCTTCAGACGCGGTTGGCGGAACGATATTTACGAGTCACGCTCTTGCATTCTCCGACCAAACCCCGATTCAGCAAACACCTGCTTCCGTAACAACAAGGAGAATGCCAAACGCCACGCTCAGGCATACGGTAAATCAGCCTATAGGACGGCCCGGGGAAACCGTCTTCTTCACGATTCGCATACACAATACGGGCAATGTCGTTCTAATCAACGAAATGATTAAGGCGCCGCTGTTCAATCTCATTCTTCGCTCCGACTCATTCTCCATCGGAGCCGATTATTCGATCCGCATCCCGTTTATTTTACCCGATGTACTCGAAGACACGGCCATTGTCAGCCGGGTATCCGCTTTAGCGGAGAACGGCCCCCTGCTTGAAGCAGCAGCATCAGTCATCGTCATCGTCGAGGAAGAATAG
- a CDS encoding spore coat associated protein CotJA, which translates to MTQHKFDENQLRFYEPFIGPHDPCPPILVKSFVVPPNQYITFQPPNLPQFSLQEALRYGTLWPALFSPYQSKHGMGVS; encoded by the coding sequence ATGACCCAACATAAATTCGATGAGAATCAGCTCCGCTTTTATGAGCCGTTTATAGGTCCTCATGATCCTTGTCCGCCGATTCTAGTCAAATCGTTTGTTGTGCCGCCCAATCAATATATAACGTTCCAGCCGCCTAATTTGCCGCAATTTTCGCTGCAGGAAGCTTTACGCTACGGCACGTTATGGCCGGCATTATTTAGTCCGTACCAATCCAAGCACGGAATGGGGGTAAGCTAA
- a CDS encoding spore coat protein CotJB: MSSFALDEQFYARLLELQQVDFALVELTLYLDTHPQDMAALQQYNYLVQQRQHIAAQYEQLYGPLLQFQSFSRYPWQWAESPWPWQV, translated from the coding sequence GTGAGTTCTTTTGCACTGGATGAGCAATTTTATGCCAGACTGCTGGAGCTGCAGCAGGTGGATTTTGCGCTTGTGGAGCTGACCCTGTATTTGGATACGCATCCGCAGGATATGGCCGCCCTGCAGCAATACAATTATTTGGTGCAGCAGCGGCAGCATATCGCGGCTCAATACGAGCAGCTGTACGGGCCGCTGCTGCAATTTCAAAGCTTCTCCCGTTATCCATGGCAGTGGGCGGAAAGCCCCTGGCCGTGGCAAGTATAA
- a CDS encoding HD-GYP domain-containing protein has translation MRLLPIASCRPGMKLAKKIFTQDGLVLLGENVELTQRLLTRLEQCGIQYVYIADPKTDDIVLPELISENTMRLALHEIKTSFRELMDRPSLKKGTFHPYVAQPFKQIMSRIIEDLSSHRDAMIMLMNMGTVDHYLYQHSLNVCVYTTLLGMAHGYSQDELTVLGMGALLHDVGKTQISPDVLLKPGRLTAAEFEHMKQHAKLGFELLKDEPNIPLIVAHCAFQHHERLDGSGYPRGIGGNDIHEYAKWIGLVDSYDAMTTNRVYRKPLLPHHAIEVLYAGTGTLYEQYMVQTFRDKVAIYPLGITVKLHTGESGVVVDFNNAYPHRPIVRVLYNEAGEELKVPYEIDLSKHLATMIVSVDDEDSHTPLVSGI, from the coding sequence ATGCGACTGCTGCCTATAGCAAGCTGCCGGCCGGGCATGAAATTGGCCAAAAAAATTTTCACCCAAGATGGTCTGGTACTATTAGGGGAAAATGTCGAATTAACGCAGCGGCTTCTAACCCGTTTGGAGCAATGCGGAATTCAATATGTATATATTGCGGACCCGAAGACGGACGATATCGTGCTGCCTGAGCTGATCAGCGAAAATACGATGCGTCTTGCGCTTCATGAAATAAAAACAAGTTTTCGCGAGCTGATGGACAGGCCCAGCCTGAAAAAAGGAACGTTCCATCCCTATGTCGCCCAGCCGTTTAAGCAAATTATGAGCCGGATTATCGAAGATTTGTCCAGCCACCGGGATGCGATGATTATGCTGATGAATATGGGTACCGTTGACCATTATTTGTACCAGCACTCGCTTAACGTTTGCGTATATACAACCTTGCTGGGCATGGCGCACGGCTATTCGCAGGACGAGCTGACGGTGCTCGGCATGGGCGCTTTGCTGCATGATGTCGGCAAGACGCAAATATCACCGGATGTGCTGCTTAAGCCGGGGAGGTTGACGGCGGCTGAATTCGAGCATATGAAGCAGCATGCGAAGCTGGGGTTTGAGCTGCTGAAGGATGAGCCGAACATCCCGTTAATCGTTGCCCACTGCGCATTCCAGCATCATGAACGGCTGGATGGAAGCGGGTATCCGAGGGGAATCGGCGGAAATGACATTCACGAATACGCCAAGTGGATTGGACTCGTCGATTCCTACGATGCGATGACGACGAACCGGGTTTACCGCAAGCCGCTGCTTCCGCATCATGCCATTGAAGTGCTGTATGCCGGGACAGGAACTTTATATGAGCAATATATGGTGCAGACGTTCAGAGATAAGGTTGCGATCTACCCGCTTGGCATTACCGTTAAGCTGCATACCGGCGAATCGGGGGTTGTTGTGGATTTCAATAACGCCTACCCGCATCGGCCGATTGTACGGGTGTTGTATAATGAAGCGGGCGAAGAGTTAAAGGTGCCATACGAAATTGATTTGTCCAAGCACCTGGCTACGATGATTGTCAGCGTGGATGACGAAGACTCTCATACGCCGCTTGTATCGGGGATTTGA
- a CDS encoding bifunctional metallophosphatase/5'-nucleotidase yields the protein MDVSKLIIIHSNDIHSRLENAAKIASIIETERQAAGQEHVLAIDIGDHMDRMRAETEGSDGLVNAELLSAAGYELVTLGNNEGLTYMPEVMERAYRGSGFQVLCANLKADATGDYPSWLQPSAIVEKGGFKIGMIAATANFHEFYTLIGWQSSEPLAAVREQVDKLREQVDIIAVMSHLGLSQDRRMAETIPGIDLIMGGHTHHLLEEPERIGGTIICAAGKHGEYAGRVEIERSTENGGRPVIRASVISTAAWEEQPEAAAVIARYQQSSFQRLSRVITRLEQPLPAELNAESPLANLLADGLLAWTDAEIGLVNTGQLLGGLAAGEVTAGQLHALCPSPINPCLLRLSGEDLLLALEQSLLPDFIEKPIKGFGFRGKLLGTLAVAGMEVACDLDQPPYSRIISVTVKGEPIRPERIYRVGTIDMFTFKVGYESLSRSDIRNYYLPEFIRDVLASQLLHPDRLEACRSKRWVSLSL from the coding sequence ATGGACGTTTCCAAATTGATTATTATTCATAGCAACGATATTCATAGCCGCCTTGAAAATGCGGCAAAAATCGCTTCGATTATTGAAACGGAGCGGCAAGCGGCAGGACAGGAGCATGTGCTGGCAATTGATATTGGCGACCATATGGACCGGATGCGCGCCGAAACGGAAGGAAGCGACGGACTTGTTAACGCTGAGCTGCTCAGCGCAGCAGGCTACGAGCTAGTTACGCTTGGCAACAATGAAGGCTTAACCTATATGCCGGAAGTGATGGAGCGGGCTTACCGCGGATCAGGATTCCAGGTTCTGTGCGCCAACTTAAAGGCGGATGCGACCGGCGATTACCCGTCATGGCTGCAGCCAAGCGCCATTGTGGAGAAGGGCGGATTCAAGATCGGAATGATCGCCGCTACGGCCAATTTTCACGAATTTTATACGTTGATCGGCTGGCAGTCCAGCGAACCTTTGGCGGCTGTACGGGAACAGGTGGATAAGCTGCGCGAGCAGGTGGACATCATTGCCGTCATGTCGCATCTCGGATTGTCGCAGGACCGCCGAATGGCCGAAACCATTCCCGGCATCGACCTCATTATGGGAGGCCATACCCATCATTTGCTGGAGGAGCCTGAACGGATTGGCGGCACGATTATTTGCGCAGCGGGCAAACATGGCGAATATGCGGGGCGCGTCGAGATTGAGCGGAGCACGGAAAATGGCGGCCGACCGGTTATCCGGGCATCCGTCATTTCAACCGCGGCATGGGAGGAGCAGCCGGAAGCGGCGGCTGTCATCGCCCGTTATCAACAGTCGAGCTTCCAGCGCCTGAGCCGGGTTATTACCCGGCTCGAGCAGCCGCTGCCCGCCGAATTAAACGCGGAATCCCCGCTCGCTAATTTGCTGGCGGACGGGCTGCTCGCCTGGACGGATGCCGAGATTGGTCTCGTCAATACAGGGCAGCTGCTGGGCGGGCTTGCGGCCGGGGAAGTTACCGCAGGGCAGCTGCATGCGCTTTGCCCTTCGCCGATTAATCCGTGCCTGTTGCGGTTAAGCGGCGAAGATTTGCTGCTGGCGTTGGAGCAATCGCTTCTGCCGGATTTTATTGAAAAGCCGATCAAAGGTTTTGGTTTCCGCGGGAAGCTGCTTGGCACGCTGGCCGTTGCTGGCATGGAAGTAGCTTGCGACTTGGATCAGCCCCCTTACAGCCGGATCATATCCGTAACGGTGAAGGGCGAGCCGATTCGGCCGGAGCGGATATACCGGGTTGGCACCATTGATATGTTTACGTTTAAGGTGGGTTATGAATCTTTATCCCGTTCCGACATCCGGAACTATTATTTGCCTGAATTTATCCGGGATGTATTGGCGTCCCAGCTGCTTCATCCAGACCGGCTGGAAGCTTGCCGAAGCAAACGGTGGGTAAGTTTAAGTCTGTAG
- a CDS encoding manganese catalase family protein, which translates to MWVYEKKLQYPVRVSKCDPRMAKYLIEQYGGADGELSAALRYLNQRYSIPDKVIGLLTDIGTEEFAHLEMIATMVFKLTQDATPQMMIDAGLGTHYANHDNALYYESAGGVPWTASYITAKGDPIADLYEDIAAEEKARATYQWLIDMTDDVDLQDSLKFLREREIVHSLRFREAVEIIKDYQGTKKVF; encoded by the coding sequence ATGTGGGTGTATGAAAAAAAACTGCAGTACCCGGTTCGCGTAAGCAAATGCGATCCCCGGATGGCCAAATATTTGATCGAGCAATACGGCGGGGCTGACGGCGAGCTTTCCGCCGCGCTGCGTTATTTAAACCAGCGGTATTCGATTCCGGATAAGGTCATCGGTCTGTTGACCGACATCGGAACTGAGGAATTTGCGCATCTGGAAATGATCGCAACGATGGTATTCAAGCTGACGCAGGACGCCACGCCGCAAATGATGATCGATGCGGGGCTTGGAACGCATTATGCGAATCACGATAACGCGCTGTATTATGAAAGCGCAGGCGGCGTGCCGTGGACGGCATCGTACATAACGGCGAAAGGGGACCCTATCGCCGATTTGTACGAGGACATTGCGGCGGAAGAGAAGGCGCGGGCAACGTACCAATGGCTGATTGATATGACGGACGACGTCGATTTGCAGGACAGCCTGAAATTTTTGCGCGAGCGGGAAATTGTCCATTCGCTCCGGTTCCGCGAAGCGGTGGAGATCATCAAGGATTATCAGGGAACGAAGAAAGTATTTTAA
- a CDS encoding hemolysin family protein — MGYPLAAEYADFVPGKIFVNVIIVIVLVFANGFFVAAEFGLVKVRESRLTQLANEGNVRAKYALKVNGKLDAYLSATQLGITLASLGLGWVGEPAISHLIVEPAMSRLGFANLAAAPAISVAIGFIVITFLHIVLGELAPKSLAIQKSEQVSLWLSVPLLVFHKIFYPAIWLLNGAANQFLRLIGLKPASEGEGAHTEEEIRILMNQSAQSGIIDSDEMKLFDNIFEFSDRLAREVMLPRTDMDCLLTAQPYAESMKHVYATKHTRYPVGIEDKDQIIGFVHITDLLTADPDEEQSLEKFLRPILSVPESMEISDVLKLMQRRHSQLAIVVDEYGGTAGIITTEMILEEIVGEIHDEFDDELPSIVVKGDVTSVEGRMLIEDVNSLMNLNIEDEDVDTIGGWLFTKFEGNPARGKKWTHDGYVFEVAECERLRVMRVHIYAVPPEQQTPVLEEE, encoded by the coding sequence TTGGGATACCCTTTAGCTGCAGAGTATGCTGACTTTGTGCCTGGTAAAATTTTCGTCAATGTGATCATTGTCATTGTGCTTGTGTTTGCTAACGGTTTTTTTGTGGCGGCTGAATTCGGACTGGTCAAGGTGAGGGAAAGCCGGCTGACCCAGCTGGCCAACGAAGGAAATGTGCGCGCCAAATATGCGCTTAAAGTAAACGGAAAGCTGGACGCTTACTTGTCCGCAACCCAGCTAGGCATTACGCTTGCCTCGCTTGGGCTCGGATGGGTAGGCGAGCCGGCTATTTCCCATCTGATCGTGGAACCGGCTATGAGCAGGCTTGGTTTCGCCAATTTGGCTGCTGCGCCGGCAATTTCGGTGGCGATTGGATTTATCGTTATTACCTTTTTGCATATCGTGCTTGGCGAGCTTGCGCCCAAATCGCTGGCGATTCAAAAGTCGGAGCAGGTATCGTTGTGGCTGTCCGTACCGCTTCTTGTGTTCCATAAAATCTTTTATCCTGCCATCTGGCTTCTGAATGGAGCCGCCAACCAGTTTCTTCGTTTAATTGGCCTTAAGCCGGCCAGCGAAGGAGAGGGCGCCCATACCGAAGAAGAAATCCGGATCTTAATGAATCAAAGCGCCCAAAGCGGAATTATAGACAGTGATGAAATGAAACTGTTTGATAATATTTTTGAATTTTCCGACCGGCTTGCACGCGAAGTTATGCTCCCGCGCACCGATATGGACTGTTTGCTGACTGCGCAGCCGTATGCAGAAAGCATGAAGCATGTTTACGCAACGAAGCATACTCGTTACCCTGTCGGCATAGAAGATAAAGACCAAATTATCGGGTTTGTCCATATTACCGATCTGTTGACGGCCGACCCCGATGAGGAGCAAAGCCTCGAGAAGTTTCTCCGCCCGATATTAAGCGTGCCGGAATCTATGGAGATTAGCGACGTGCTGAAGCTGATGCAGCGGCGGCATTCGCAGCTTGCCATTGTCGTGGACGAGTATGGCGGAACGGCCGGCATCATTACGACGGAAATGATTTTAGAGGAGATCGTAGGCGAAATCCATGACGAATTTGATGACGAGCTTCCGAGTATTGTAGTAAAGGGGGACGTAACTTCCGTAGAAGGGCGGATGCTTATCGAAGATGTAAACAGCTTAATGAATTTGAATATCGAGGATGAAGATGTCGATACGATAGGCGGCTGGCTGTTTACCAAGTTTGAAGGAAACCCGGCAAGAGGAAAAAAATGGACACACGACGGGTATGTGTTTGAGGTCGCAGAATGCGAACGGCTGCGCGTCATGCGTGTACATATTTATGCAGTGCCGCCGGAACAGCAGACGCCAGTGCTTGAAGAGGAATAA